The Candidatus Eisenbacteria bacterium genome contains a region encoding:
- a CDS encoding class I SAM-dependent methyltransferase has translation MSTEIREGDRDYVLGTHDEEIQRLGLQHRVWRPRATAAWRRAGFDVGQTLLDVGCGPGYASIDLAEIVGREGRVVAVDRSRRFLDTLEARARVHGIEHIEIHERDLDEGKLPLVDAHGAWIRWVFSFVRHPRELVSAVHKALRPGGTLALHEYVHYKTWRIAPRCREHEAFVELVEESWRDSGGEPDIGMDLPRWLETQGFEILHLEPIIDVVRPGDFAWRWPMAFIGSGLRRLIALGKLTRERGREMEQKILAACAEPHTCQVLPTVLEIVARRI, from the coding sequence ATGAGCACGGAGATCCGCGAAGGCGATCGCGACTACGTCCTGGGGACTCACGACGAGGAGATTCAGCGTCTCGGCCTCCAGCATCGGGTGTGGCGGCCGCGCGCCACGGCAGCATGGCGCCGGGCCGGCTTCGATGTCGGACAGACGCTGCTCGATGTGGGCTGCGGTCCCGGCTATGCCTCGATCGACCTGGCGGAGATCGTGGGGCGCGAGGGGCGCGTCGTCGCCGTCGACCGCTCGCGGCGTTTTCTCGACACGCTCGAGGCTCGCGCCCGCGTCCACGGCATCGAGCACATCGAGATCCACGAGCGCGACCTCGACGAAGGCAAGCTCCCGCTCGTCGACGCCCACGGAGCATGGATCCGCTGGGTCTTCTCGTTCGTGCGCCATCCGCGCGAGCTGGTGAGCGCGGTGCACAAAGCACTTCGGCCCGGCGGGACGCTGGCGCTGCACGAATACGTCCACTACAAGACCTGGCGCATCGCGCCGCGCTGTCGCGAGCACGAGGCGTTCGTGGAGCTGGTCGAGGAAAGCTGGCGTGACAGCGGAGGCGAGCCCGACATCGGCATGGACCTGCCGCGCTGGCTCGAGACCCAGGGCTTCGAGATCCTTCACCTCGAGCCGATCATCGACGTGGTCCGCCCAGGTGATTTCGCTTGGCGCTGGCCGATGGCGTTCATCGGCTCGGGTCTGCGGCGGCTCATAGCACTCGGCAAGCTCACCCGCGAGCGTGGCCGCGAGATGGAGCAGAAGATCCTCGCCGCCTGTGCGGAGCCGCACACCTGTCAGGTGCTGCCGACGGTGCTGGAGATCGTGGCCCGGCGGATCTAG
- the pyrR gene encoding bifunctional pyr operon transcriptional regulator/uracil phosphoribosyltransferase PyrR translates to MTLKEKAEIIDAEGLRRIIIRIAHEIVERNHGLEDLVLVGIRRRGVPLAARIAGKIEEFEGSPPVQGSLDITLYRDDLTTVSHQPVVGNNEALPDVNGKVVVLVDDVLYTGRTVRAALDAIIDFGRPRSIQLAVVVDRGHRELPIRADYVGKNVPTSRREVISVKLAELDGVDSVVINELAD, encoded by the coding sequence ATGACGCTGAAGGAGAAGGCCGAGATCATCGACGCCGAGGGGCTGCGCCGAATCATCATCCGGATCGCCCACGAGATCGTCGAGCGCAACCACGGCCTGGAGGATCTCGTCCTCGTCGGCATCCGCCGTCGCGGGGTCCCGCTGGCGGCGCGGATCGCGGGCAAGATCGAGGAATTCGAGGGTAGCCCTCCGGTGCAGGGAAGCCTCGACATCACGCTCTATCGCGACGATCTCACCACCGTGTCCCATCAGCCGGTGGTCGGGAACAACGAGGCGCTGCCCGACGTGAACGGCAAGGTGGTGGTCCTGGTCGACGACGTCCTCTATACCGGCCGGACGGTGCGGGCGGCGCTCGACGCGATCATCGACTTCGGGCGTCCGCGCTCCATCCAGCTCGCCGTGGTGGTGGACCGAGGGCATCGCGAGTTGCCGATCCGCGCCGACTACGTGGGCAAGAACGTCCCGACCTCGCGGCGCGAGGTGATCAGCGTGAAGCTCGCCGAGCTCGACGGTGTCGACAGCGTGGTCATCAACGAGCTGGCCGACTGA
- a CDS encoding glycine--tRNA ligase subunit alpha — MMLALETYWASRGCVIQQPYPSEVGAGTFNPATFLRSLGPEPWRVAYVEPSRRPKDGRYGENPHRFQQFYQYQVLLKPSPPDVVAQYFASLEALGIDPRRHDLRLSEDDWESPTLGAAGLGWQVLMDGTEISQFTYFQQIGGIEVVLVSAELTYGLDRIGMMLQGKDRVQDLVWAPGVTWGDLWMQNEKEFSRYNFEEADVAAHFEMFKVWEREALRLLDLGLVMPGYDAVIKCSHLFNVLDARGAISVSERVGYIGRVRKLARRAAQSYLEQRSALGFPMLTDESERAKWIQPAEAKT, encoded by the coding sequence ATGATGCTCGCGCTCGAGACCTACTGGGCGAGCCGCGGGTGCGTGATCCAGCAGCCGTATCCTTCGGAGGTAGGCGCCGGCACCTTCAATCCCGCGACGTTCCTGCGCTCGCTCGGACCGGAGCCGTGGCGGGTGGCGTACGTCGAGCCGTCGCGCCGCCCCAAGGACGGTCGCTATGGCGAGAACCCTCATCGCTTCCAGCAGTTCTACCAGTACCAGGTGCTGCTCAAGCCGTCGCCCCCCGATGTGGTCGCCCAGTACTTCGCATCGCTCGAGGCGCTCGGCATCGACCCGCGGCGTCACGACCTGAGGCTCTCGGAAGACGACTGGGAGTCGCCCACGCTCGGCGCAGCCGGGCTGGGATGGCAGGTGCTGATGGACGGCACCGAGATCTCGCAATTCACCTACTTCCAGCAGATCGGCGGCATCGAGGTGGTCCTGGTGTCCGCGGAGCTGACGTACGGGCTCGACCGCATCGGAATGATGCTGCAGGGCAAGGATCGCGTGCAGGACCTGGTGTGGGCGCCGGGGGTGACGTGGGGCGATCTGTGGATGCAGAACGAGAAGGAGTTCTCGCGCTACAACTTCGAGGAAGCGGACGTCGCGGCGCACTTCGAGATGTTCAAGGTCTGGGAGAGGGAAGCGCTGCGACTGCTCGATCTCGGACTCGTGATGCCCGGTTACGACGCGGTCATCAAGTGCTCGCACCTGTTCAACGTGCTCGACGCGCGCGGCGCGATCTCGGTGAGTGAGCGCGTGGGCTACATCGGGCGGGTCCGAAAGCTGGCTCGCCGCGCGGCACAGTCGTATCTCGAGCAGCGCTCAGCACTCGGCTTCCCGATGCTGACCGACGAGTCCGAGCGCGCGAAATGGATCCAGCCCGCCGAGGCCAAGACGTGA
- a CDS encoding energy transducer TonB has protein sequence MLRLSATPSGRISPLDTSSFLGFEVLESMELPGEGAKRVAHALGQAESYGCADELGEADAALPDVQIGYEFSSASERVRLVLFAPDQGVEMELANGLGARVVLSAKGDHAWWEAMRPLLRPGLQRSDFYTFMSPPDGAFPGLDPLDRGPDTNLELPLVPVTRVPPEYSATGVLRVRALVGPDGRVHRAEVSNGFAMFYDAARATDAARAAVLQWQFRPPLKDGKVVWAWTSVTVDFHGPARDLPWEIDAPTWEAE, from the coding sequence GTGCTTCGTCTGTCAGCCACTCCGAGCGGTCGGATCAGCCCGCTGGACACATCCAGCTTCCTGGGCTTCGAAGTGCTCGAGTCCATGGAGCTTCCGGGCGAGGGAGCGAAGCGGGTCGCGCACGCATTGGGACAGGCCGAGTCCTACGGCTGCGCGGACGAGCTCGGTGAGGCGGATGCGGCGCTGCCGGACGTCCAGATCGGCTACGAGTTCTCCTCAGCAAGCGAGCGAGTCCGCCTCGTGCTCTTTGCACCCGACCAGGGAGTGGAGATGGAGCTCGCGAACGGTCTGGGCGCTCGAGTCGTTCTCTCGGCCAAAGGCGACCATGCATGGTGGGAGGCGATGAGGCCATTGCTCCGTCCCGGACTCCAGCGCTCCGATTTCTACACTTTCATGAGCCCTCCGGACGGTGCGTTTCCCGGGCTGGACCCGCTCGATCGCGGACCGGACACGAATCTCGAGCTTCCACTCGTGCCGGTGACACGAGTGCCCCCCGAGTATTCGGCGACAGGGGTGTTGCGCGTACGAGCCCTGGTTGGTCCTGACGGCCGAGTGCACCGAGCGGAAGTCAGCAACGGATTCGCAATGTTCTATGACGCGGCCAGGGCCACGGACGCGGCGAGGGCCGCGGTCCTCCAGTGGCAATTCCGACCGCCGCTCAAGGACGGCAAGGTGGTGTGGGCCTGGACCAGCGTCACGGTGGATTTCCATGGCCCAGCCCGCGATCTACCCTGGGAGATCGACGCTCCAACATGGGAAGCCGAGTAG
- a CDS encoding energy transducer TonB, whose protein sequence is MPLLLVLVGMLAGLAAATATPAAEGHAKAPFEPLRKRLLEAKQAVVSSACGSAISPWAYRGERGKALTLQAYRKGETDARWASRFADALMRAADWDTVEKFRGRSKPCNETHQVPLFIVSFQGSGPQTWALLSFETRSAQLFLADRPLGTIHFEDRADTLFALLQRALPNDSLVAAMRTPPVTRPSTDESIRLIVGIDSLPVVLQKVPPKYPQQAVASEVEGVVEINALVGADGTVKDAFVRHSRAMLDDAALEAVWQWRFRPALSKGQAYAVWIAVPVRFRLH, encoded by the coding sequence ATGCCGCTCCTGCTTGTTCTGGTCGGGATGCTGGCGGGACTCGCTGCGGCCACCGCCACACCGGCCGCCGAAGGACACGCCAAGGCTCCCTTCGAGCCGCTGCGCAAGCGTCTGCTCGAGGCCAAGCAGGCCGTGGTGAGCTCGGCGTGCGGATCGGCGATCTCGCCGTGGGCCTACCGCGGGGAGAGGGGCAAGGCCCTCACCCTCCAGGCCTACCGGAAAGGCGAGACCGATGCCCGCTGGGCGAGCCGCTTCGCGGACGCGCTCATGCGCGCCGCCGACTGGGATACGGTCGAGAAGTTTCGCGGGCGGAGCAAGCCTTGCAACGAGACCCACCAGGTCCCGCTCTTCATCGTCTCGTTTCAGGGCAGCGGACCCCAGACCTGGGCGCTGCTCAGCTTCGAGACCCGATCGGCGCAGCTCTTTCTCGCCGATCGGCCTCTGGGGACGATTCACTTCGAAGATCGAGCAGACACCTTGTTCGCGCTCCTTCAGCGCGCCCTGCCCAACGATTCGTTGGTCGCGGCGATGCGCACGCCCCCGGTCACGCGTCCGAGCACCGATGAATCCATTCGTCTCATCGTCGGGATCGACTCGCTGCCGGTCGTCCTCCAGAAGGTGCCCCCGAAATATCCGCAACAGGCCGTCGCTTCCGAGGTCGAGGGCGTGGTGGAGATCAACGCACTGGTCGGTGCCGACGGGACGGTGAAGGACGCCTTCGTGCGCCATTCGCGAGCGATGCTGGACGATGCCGCGCTGGAGGCGGTGTGGCAGTGGCGGTTCCGTCCCGCGCTTTCCAAGGGACAGGCGTACGCCGTGTGGATCGCCGTTCCGGTCCGGTTCAGACTGCACTGA
- a CDS encoding DUF502 domain-containing protein gives MTAQDPTRVGPSFAGRLRNYLITGLLVLAPTAVTFWVFFRMLNWVDNLLGQYFRFAALDYHRIPGIGLVATLLLLTIVGALASWLGSKSLFVVWDGMLSRIPGLGILYGSTKSLGEAFLSRRKDAFRQVVLIQWPHPGMWRVGFLTGPATAAMRARFDEDVEVVFVPHTPNPASGFVHYVPKSSVMYLDWPVEDGLRVVVSGGVVQPAEAPPVAAKAPDGARAV, from the coding sequence ATGACCGCCCAAGACCCGACGCGTGTCGGCCCGAGCTTCGCGGGCCGCCTTCGCAACTACCTCATCACCGGCCTGCTCGTCCTGGCCCCCACGGCCGTGACCTTCTGGGTCTTCTTTCGCATGCTCAACTGGGTCGACAACCTGCTCGGCCAGTACTTCCGGTTCGCCGCGCTCGACTACCACCGCATTCCAGGGATCGGCCTGGTCGCGACGCTGCTCCTGCTCACCATCGTGGGAGCGCTCGCCAGCTGGCTCGGGTCGAAGTCGCTGTTCGTGGTGTGGGATGGAATGCTCAGCCGGATTCCGGGACTCGGCATCCTCTACGGTTCGACCAAATCGCTCGGCGAGGCCTTCCTCAGTCGCCGCAAGGATGCGTTCCGTCAGGTGGTGCTCATCCAGTGGCCGCATCCGGGCATGTGGCGCGTCGGCTTCCTGACCGGCCCCGCGACGGCGGCGATGCGCGCGCGCTTCGACGAAGACGTCGAAGTCGTGTTCGTGCCGCACACCCCCAACCCCGCTTCGGGATTCGTCCACTACGTCCCGAAGTCGTCGGTCATGTATCTCGACTGGCCGGTCGAGGACGGATTGCGGGTCGTGGTCTCCGGCGGCGTGGTCCAGCCTGCCGAAGCTCCTCCCGTGGCCGCGAAAGCTCCCGATGGCGCTCGCGCGGTGTGA
- a CDS encoding dihydroorotase, translating to MTARQVVRNARHWKTGEPFELAVEGGRVVASGGPGAAGSGKNDVDAAGAWLSPGLVDLHVHLREPGGEGRETIETGTRAASAGGFTAVACMPNTHPVIDNQAWVAWVLQRATQVGHCRVHPIAAVTMGQKGEQLAELIALAEAGAVAFSDDGHPVMSAEVMRRALEYAKPTGRPIVCHEEDLTLRGHGHMNEGPVAARLGLGGIPAAAEVVMVRRDIELAELTGGRVHLAHLSASGSFEALRDAKRRGLPVTGETCPHYWTLTEDATAEYDTHAKMNPPLRSARDRAAVIEAIREGIVDCFVTDHAPHTFEDKRQPFDLAPFGIVGLETALALTITFLVKPGHLTLARALELWTDAPRRLFELPAVTLEPGSPADFTLLDPEHEWTVDASRFRSKGRNTPFDGWKVNGKVLATWCGGEITHMEESWMEAPAR from the coding sequence ATGACCGCCCGGCAGGTGGTGCGGAATGCTCGTCACTGGAAGACGGGTGAGCCCTTCGAGCTCGCGGTGGAGGGCGGGCGCGTGGTTGCTTCCGGCGGACCCGGCGCCGCCGGCTCGGGAAAGAACGACGTGGATGCCGCGGGTGCCTGGCTGAGCCCTGGGCTCGTCGATCTGCACGTCCATCTGCGCGAGCCCGGAGGCGAAGGTCGGGAGACCATCGAGACCGGCACTCGCGCGGCGTCCGCCGGTGGATTCACGGCGGTGGCCTGCATGCCCAACACCCATCCGGTGATCGACAACCAGGCTTGGGTGGCCTGGGTGCTCCAGCGCGCGACCCAGGTCGGACACTGCAGAGTCCATCCGATCGCGGCGGTGACGATGGGACAGAAGGGCGAGCAGCTCGCCGAGCTGATCGCGCTGGCCGAGGCCGGAGCCGTGGCTTTCTCGGACGACGGACACCCCGTGATGTCGGCGGAGGTGATGCGGCGGGCGCTCGAGTACGCCAAGCCCACCGGCCGGCCGATCGTCTGCCACGAGGAAGACCTCACGCTGCGCGGTCACGGCCACATGAACGAAGGCCCGGTCGCGGCCCGGTTGGGGCTCGGTGGCATCCCCGCGGCCGCCGAAGTGGTGATGGTGCGGCGGGACATCGAGCTCGCCGAGCTGACTGGCGGGCGCGTCCATCTGGCGCACCTTTCGGCCAGCGGTTCCTTCGAAGCGCTGCGCGACGCGAAGCGGCGCGGTCTCCCGGTGACCGGCGAGACCTGCCCTCATTACTGGACGCTCACCGAGGACGCCACGGCGGAGTACGACACCCACGCCAAGATGAATCCGCCGCTGCGGTCGGCGCGGGATCGCGCCGCGGTGATCGAGGCGATTCGCGAAGGCATCGTCGACTGCTTCGTGACCGACCATGCGCCACACACGTTCGAGGACAAGCGTCAGCCGTTCGACCTGGCGCCTTTTGGCATCGTTGGGCTCGAGACCGCGCTCGCTCTCACGATCACGTTCCTGGTGAAGCCCGGCCATCTGACGCTGGCACGCGCGCTCGAGCTCTGGACCGACGCGCCGCGACGGCTTTTCGAGCTCCCCGCGGTGACGCTCGAGCCCGGCTCGCCGGCGGACTTCACTCTGCTCGACCCCGAGCACGAGTGGACGGTGGACGCCTCCCGCTTCCGTTCCAAGGGCCGCAACACGCCGTTCGATGGTTGGAAAGTGAACGGGAAAGTCCTCGCCACATGGTGCGGAGGCGAGATCACCCACATGGAGGAGTCCTGGATGGAGGCGCCCGCCCGGTGA
- the glyS gene encoding glycine--tRNA ligase subunit beta encodes MSPAKKPATTARSKAPGAPRGTAKPARLARSSGVTSDAGELLYEIGVEELPTPYILPALEQLERGARAGLAELRLTAESIETWATPRRLTLHVRGLAARQTDVDEEVMGPAVRVAYDADGNPTRALLGFCQGRGVDPSQVRRVETPKGEYVAVTLHHRGRPAAEVLPALLARLSTGLQFPKSMRWITGDDTRFARPVRWLLALLGDQVLPVSAFGLQAGGRSQGHRFLHGREVEVPSAAQYLEALEAAKVIADHRARSMRLEAQLAVAAREAGGRVVADPDLVEINNFMVEWPTVVAGTFDARSLDLPREVIVTALREHQRFFAVEDAGGRLLPAFLLVRNGDTRGLEVVRKGGEDVLAARLADARFYWETDLRHPPAEQVDALSRVVWMEGLGTLRDKAARLEGLAGWLAGRLTPSAETTARRAALLCKTDLLSEMIGSGKEYASLEGIIGAYYARRAGEPEAVAAAIGEHYRPRGASDQLPLTDAGTALALADKLDHVAGAFVAGKVPSGSEDPYGVRRAGNGVVRILMESSRHLDLREASMEMTRAFFAKGADLPQAAIMKKLGEFWRGRVEAALEERGIPYDIREAALEAQIIMNGAERSRPGWIDPTDCLLRAQVLKAFREDPRFEPLVILFRRVGNILKAGSEPLPGTLERERLSEAPERALAAAFDQAQRSTGSLWDRRAYTDILPVLLDMERAIHEFFDGVMVNVDDAPTRLNRLRLLSDVHALFMRGWDLSRVVVEGEKR; translated from the coding sequence GTGAGCCCGGCGAAGAAGCCCGCGACTACGGCGCGGTCCAAGGCGCCCGGTGCGCCTCGCGGCACCGCCAAGCCGGCGAGGCTCGCGCGCTCATCGGGCGTGACCAGCGACGCCGGCGAGCTGCTCTACGAGATCGGTGTCGAGGAGCTGCCGACGCCGTACATCTTGCCCGCGCTCGAGCAGCTCGAGCGCGGCGCTCGCGCGGGCCTCGCGGAGCTGCGGCTCACCGCGGAGTCGATCGAGACCTGGGCGACTCCGCGGAGGCTCACGCTCCACGTTCGTGGACTCGCCGCGCGTCAGACCGACGTCGACGAGGAAGTCATGGGTCCTGCGGTGCGCGTGGCCTACGACGCGGATGGGAACCCCACCCGCGCCCTGCTCGGATTCTGCCAGGGACGAGGCGTCGATCCGTCGCAGGTGCGGCGTGTCGAGACCCCGAAGGGCGAATACGTCGCCGTCACGCTGCACCACCGCGGACGGCCGGCGGCCGAGGTGCTGCCGGCTCTCCTCGCGCGACTCTCCACCGGCCTCCAATTCCCGAAGTCGATGCGATGGATCACGGGCGACGACACGCGATTCGCGCGCCCGGTGCGTTGGCTGCTGGCGCTCCTCGGGGACCAGGTGCTGCCGGTCTCCGCGTTCGGACTCCAGGCCGGGGGGAGATCGCAGGGACATCGCTTCCTCCATGGCCGCGAGGTCGAAGTGCCGAGCGCCGCGCAATACCTCGAGGCTCTCGAAGCGGCGAAAGTCATCGCCGATCACCGCGCCCGCTCCATGCGGCTCGAGGCGCAGCTCGCCGTCGCCGCGCGCGAGGCCGGTGGCCGGGTGGTCGCCGATCCGGATCTGGTCGAGATCAACAACTTCATGGTCGAGTGGCCGACGGTCGTGGCCGGGACATTCGATGCGCGCTCTCTCGACCTGCCGCGCGAGGTCATCGTGACCGCGCTGCGCGAGCACCAGCGGTTCTTCGCCGTCGAAGACGCCGGCGGCCGCCTGCTTCCCGCCTTCCTGCTGGTGCGGAACGGCGACACCCGTGGGCTCGAAGTGGTGCGCAAGGGAGGGGAGGACGTGCTGGCCGCGCGTCTGGCCGATGCTCGCTTCTACTGGGAGACCGATCTCCGGCATCCGCCCGCGGAGCAGGTGGACGCGCTGTCGCGCGTGGTGTGGATGGAAGGACTCGGAACGCTGCGCGACAAGGCGGCGAGGCTCGAAGGACTGGCTGGCTGGCTCGCGGGGAGGCTTACGCCTTCGGCCGAGACGACGGCGCGCCGAGCCGCGCTCCTGTGCAAGACCGACCTGCTCTCCGAGATGATCGGCAGCGGCAAGGAGTACGCGAGCCTCGAGGGCATCATCGGCGCCTACTACGCGCGAAGGGCCGGCGAGCCTGAAGCGGTAGCCGCGGCGATCGGCGAGCACTACCGCCCGCGCGGAGCATCGGATCAGCTTCCGCTGACCGACGCCGGAACGGCGCTCGCGCTCGCCGACAAGCTCGACCACGTGGCCGGGGCGTTCGTGGCCGGCAAGGTGCCGAGCGGGAGCGAGGACCCTTACGGCGTGCGCCGCGCGGGGAATGGCGTGGTCCGCATCCTGATGGAGTCCTCACGCCATCTCGACCTGCGCGAAGCGAGCATGGAGATGACGCGAGCGTTCTTCGCCAAAGGCGCGGACCTCCCGCAGGCGGCGATCATGAAGAAGCTGGGCGAGTTCTGGCGCGGGCGCGTCGAGGCCGCGCTCGAAGAGCGCGGAATTCCCTACGACATCCGCGAGGCGGCGCTCGAGGCGCAGATCATCATGAACGGCGCGGAGCGATCGCGGCCGGGATGGATCGATCCCACCGACTGTCTGCTGCGAGCTCAGGTCCTCAAGGCATTCCGTGAAGACCCGCGCTTCGAGCCGCTCGTGATCCTGTTCCGAAGAGTCGGGAACATCCTCAAGGCCGGGAGTGAACCGTTGCCCGGAACCCTGGAACGGGAGCGGCTGAGTGAAGCGCCCGAGCGAGCGCTCGCCGCGGCCTTCGATCAGGCGCAGCGCTCCACCGGCTCACTCTGGGATCGTCGCGCCTACACGGACATCCTGCCCGTGCTGCTCGACATGGAGAGGGCCATTCATGAGTTCTTCGACGGTGTGATGGTCAACGTGGACGATGCGCCGACTCGGCTGAACCGCCTGCGGCTCCTCTCCGACGTGCATGCTCTGTTCATGCGCGGCTGGGACCTCTCGCGGGTCGTCGTCGAAGGCGAGAAGCGATAA
- the ybeY gene encoding rRNA maturation RNase YbeY: protein MRAIIRATLAAEGARAGEIGIRLTDDAELRALNRQWRGIDRATDVLSFPYSGEDDGRVSGDLVISMDRAVAQARRYRVSVGRELARLTIHGTLHLAGHDHHQPGERVRMRRAEARAMRAARAGILALDAAWSRTLTS from the coding sequence TTGCGGGCGATCATCCGCGCCACCCTGGCTGCCGAAGGCGCGCGCGCCGGCGAGATCGGCATTCGACTCACCGACGACGCCGAGCTGCGCGCGCTCAACCGGCAGTGGCGAGGGATCGATCGGGCGACCGACGTGCTCTCTTTTCCATATTCAGGGGAGGACGATGGCCGGGTTTCCGGAGACCTCGTGATCTCGATGGACCGCGCGGTCGCTCAGGCGCGGCGCTACCGGGTGAGCGTGGGACGCGAGCTGGCGCGACTCACGATCCACGGCACGCTTCATCTCGCGGGGCATGACCATCACCAGCCCGGCGAGCGCGTCAGGATGCGGCGCGCCGAGGCGCGGGCGATGCGTGCGGCGCGCGCCGGAATCCTGGCTCTCGACGCGGCGTGGAGTCGGACTCTGACAAGTTGA
- the recO gene encoding DNA repair protein RecO: MALARCEGVVLKTYALGETSRIVVAYTREHGLVKMVAKGARKSPSRFGVALEPLSRSRFVLYLKPDRDLQLLSQGDTLRAWGSELADLSRLAHAQAAVELIDRLVWGEEPHEALFDLLLKAIESVSVAPIGSLSAVTLAFELQVASLLGYRPRFDACVTCGGEISSRRVFSPARGGMLCDRCAAAEAGAILLSADALAGLTLLLSRPVAEAGEYLELKRVGEIHKVVEAFLRHHFQRFDGLRSLEILRSLDPLAAGRTPCPN, translated from the coding sequence ATGGCGCTCGCGCGGTGTGAGGGCGTGGTCCTCAAGACGTACGCGCTGGGAGAGACCAGCCGCATCGTCGTGGCCTACACGCGTGAGCATGGACTGGTGAAGATGGTGGCCAAGGGCGCGCGCAAGTCGCCGAGCCGCTTCGGCGTCGCGCTCGAGCCGCTGTCACGCTCGCGATTCGTGCTCTATCTGAAGCCGGATCGAGATCTGCAGCTGCTGTCGCAGGGCGACACGCTGCGCGCCTGGGGAAGCGAGCTGGCCGACCTCTCGCGTCTCGCGCACGCGCAGGCCGCGGTGGAGCTGATCGATCGCCTGGTCTGGGGCGAAGAGCCGCACGAGGCGCTGTTCGATCTGCTGCTCAAGGCCATCGAGTCCGTGTCGGTGGCGCCGATCGGCTCGCTCTCCGCCGTGACGCTGGCCTTCGAGCTGCAGGTCGCGAGCCTGCTCGGCTATCGTCCGCGGTTCGATGCCTGCGTCACCTGCGGCGGAGAGATCTCGTCGCGACGCGTGTTCTCGCCGGCCCGCGGGGGAATGCTGTGCGACCGGTGCGCCGCCGCGGAAGCCGGCGCCATCCTGCTCTCCGCCGACGCGCTCGCCGGGCTCACGCTGCTCCTTTCGCGCCCGGTGGCGGAAGCCGGCGAGTACCTCGAGCTCAAGCGGGTTGGAGAGATCCACAAGGTGGTCGAGGCGTTCTTGCGCCACCACTTCCAGCGCTTCGATGGTCTGCGCTCGCTCGAGATCCTGCGCTCACTGGATCCGTTGGCCGCGGGGAGGACGCCGTGTCCCAACTGA
- a CDS encoding aspartate carbamoyltransferase catalytic subunit, with the protein MPATIVSAPAPTGAGVFSRPASSRHLLGLEGISRADLTDILERAQRFRDLLDGAGIQSQELRGVTVCNAFFENSTRTRVSFELAEQRLGATHVSFSPSDSSTAKGETLLDTLRVVQSMRVDLVVVRHPSAGVAAYLARHLDSAGVINAGDGPHEHPTQGLLDLLTLRQAWKGQFEGRRIAIVGDIAHSRVARSAIHGLKALGTTVTVAGPGTLIPAGLEALGVHWAETVDEAMRGADAVMALRLQRERMEQGLLASTSEYARVWGINARRVDLLKPGGVVMHPGPMNRGVEIAPDVADGPRSVIFQQVTDGVAVRCAVLLRCAAARAREVRP; encoded by the coding sequence ATGCCCGCCACCATTGTGTCTGCCCCGGCGCCCACCGGCGCGGGGGTTTTTTCACGCCCTGCCTCGTCCCGCCATCTCCTAGGACTCGAAGGCATTAGCAGGGCTGACCTGACCGACATCCTCGAGCGGGCTCAGCGTTTCCGGGACCTGCTGGACGGAGCCGGAATTCAGAGCCAGGAGCTTCGGGGTGTCACGGTCTGCAACGCCTTCTTCGAGAACTCCACGCGGACGAGAGTTTCTTTCGAGCTCGCGGAGCAGCGCCTCGGAGCGACCCACGTCTCGTTCTCCCCTTCCGACTCCTCGACCGCCAAAGGGGAGACCCTGCTCGACACGCTGCGCGTGGTGCAGTCGATGCGCGTGGATCTCGTGGTGGTTCGCCATCCCTCGGCCGGGGTGGCGGCCTACCTGGCCCGTCATCTCGACTCTGCCGGCGTGATCAACGCAGGCGACGGCCCCCACGAGCATCCCACTCAGGGACTCCTGGACCTGCTCACGCTTCGCCAGGCGTGGAAGGGGCAGTTCGAGGGCCGCCGCATCGCGATCGTGGGGGACATTGCCCATTCTCGCGTCGCACGCTCGGCCATCCATGGCCTCAAGGCCTTGGGCACGACGGTGACGGTGGCCGGTCCCGGCACGCTGATCCCGGCGGGGCTGGAGGCGCTGGGTGTCCATTGGGCAGAGACGGTGGACGAGGCGATGCGCGGCGCCGACGCGGTCATGGCACTGCGACTTCAGCGCGAGCGCATGGAGCAAGGCCTGCTGGCATCGACCTCCGAGTACGCGCGAGTCTGGGGCATCAACGCCCGGCGGGTCGATCTGCTCAAGCCCGGTGGCGTGGTCATGCATCCTGGGCCGATGAACCGGGGCGTCGAGATCGCTCCCGACGTCGCCGACGGTCCGCGATCGGTCATCTTCCAGCAGGTGACGGACGGGGTGGCGGTGCGCTGTGCGGTGCTCCTGCGCTGCGCCGCCGCTCGCGCGCGCGAGGTGCGCCCATGA